Proteins from one Bacteroidota bacterium genomic window:
- a CDS encoding nuclear transport factor 2 family protein, with protein sequence MKRIFLLMCCISVAHTSFAQSAKDSADIRATALNYVEGWYEGNAERMAKAVHPKLAKRIVGWSEDVTKNENVLSEMNGEQLVERTGKGYGKRISKERQIKNITILSIYNNTASVKAEMSDWYDFMHIGRWNGEWKIINVLWEMKPQQ encoded by the coding sequence ATGAAACGAATATTTTTATTGATGTGTTGTATCAGCGTTGCACATACCAGTTTTGCACAATCTGCAAAAGACAGCGCAGATATTCGGGCGACGGCATTGAATTACGTAGAAGGCTGGTATGAAGGGAACGCTGAAAGAATGGCCAAAGCGGTCCACCCGAAACTGGCAAAACGAATTGTCGGTTGGAGCGAAGATGTCACTAAAAACGAAAATGTTCTCAGCGAAATGAATGGTGAACAACTTGTTGAACGAACAGGAAAAGGCTACGGAAAAAGGATATCAAAAGAGAGACAAATCAAAAACATTACAATTCTCAGCATCTATAATAATACCGCAAGTGTTAAGGCAGAAATGAGTGACTGGTATGATTTTATGCATATTGGACGCTGGAATGGTGAATGGAAAATTATCAATGTGTTGTGGGAAATGAAACCTCAACAATAA
- a CDS encoding glycogen/starch synthase, with translation MKVAIVASECAPFAKTGGLADVVGTLPKYLAALGVDVKVFIPKYDSIDEKKFNLQLVDDIGVIDVRVAGFPRSVKIFSTTIPGSQVKIYFIDFPEYYHRGKIYTENWDEDERFILLNKAVIELCQRLKWAPDVFHCNDWQTGLLPLFVKDNYSWDRLFDHSTFLYSIHNIGYPGRFSFDTLMKAELRPEYGQDGLLDYDNSFCMMKGGILLSEIISTVSETYAKEVLTPAFGSGMEQYLQLREKDFFGVLNGIDTEEWNPETDKHIPFHFSQNDLGNKKKNKQFLLEKTTLTFNEHLPVIGIISRLVPQKGFDLIAEAIQELMQLDAQWVILGSGDEKFELLFKAMNNTLPEKCWTYLGFNNELAHLIEAGADMFLMPSHYEPCGLNQMYSLRYGTVPIVRKTGGLADTVQDWHEYQSYGQDIGNGFSFNDATGYALHATVKRAIDSFHIPEEWKKIQLNGMSKDFSWDHSAKEYVRLYELAIAKKK, from the coding sequence ATGAAAGTTGCCATAGTTGCTTCTGAATGCGCGCCGTTCGCAAAAACCGGCGGACTTGCCGATGTTGTCGGCACCCTTCCAAAATATCTTGCAGCATTGGGAGTTGATGTAAAAGTTTTCATTCCGAAATACGATTCGATTGATGAAAAAAAATTCAACCTGCAGCTTGTCGACGACATCGGCGTTATAGATGTCCGTGTTGCCGGTTTTCCCCGCTCCGTAAAAATTTTTTCGACAACAATTCCCGGTTCGCAGGTTAAAATATATTTTATCGATTTTCCGGAATATTATCACCGGGGGAAGATTTATACGGAAAATTGGGACGAAGATGAGCGATTCATTTTGTTGAACAAGGCAGTGATCGAATTATGCCAACGTCTCAAGTGGGCGCCCGATGTGTTTCACTGCAACGACTGGCAAACGGGATTGCTGCCGCTCTTTGTGAAAGATAATTACAGCTGGGATCGGCTGTTCGATCACTCCACATTTCTATATTCCATTCACAACATTGGTTATCCGGGAAGATTTTCGTTCGATACGTTGATGAAAGCAGAGTTACGTCCGGAATATGGACAGGACGGTTTGCTCGACTATGATAATTCATTTTGTATGATGAAGGGGGGAATTTTACTCTCCGAAATAATCAGCACGGTCAGTGAAACATATGCCAAGGAAGTACTAACGCCGGCATTTGGCTCCGGAATGGAACAGTATTTACAATTGCGTGAAAAAGATTTTTTCGGCGTGTTGAATGGCATCGACACGGAAGAGTGGAATCCCGAAACCGACAAACATATTCCATTTCATTTTTCACAAAACGACCTCGGGAATAAGAAAAAGAATAAACAATTCCTTTTGGAAAAAACGACGTTGACATTCAATGAACATCTTCCAGTGATTGGAATTATCTCACGTCTTGTGCCGCAAAAAGGCTTTGATCTTATTGCCGAAGCCATTCAGGAACTGATGCAGCTGGATGCGCAATGGGTAATTCTTGGAAGTGGTGATGAAAAGTTTGAACTCTTATTTAAAGCAATGAACAATACATTACCAGAAAAATGCTGGACATATCTTGGTTTCAACAATGAATTAGCTCATTTGATTGAAGCAGGCGCCGATATGTTTTTAATGCCTTCACATTATGAACCGTGCGGCCTTAATCAAATGTACTCGCTACGATATGGGACCGTTCCGATTGTTCGTAAAACCGGCGGCCTTGCCGATACTGTGCAGGATTGGCATGAATATCAATCATACGGACAAGATATTGGAAACGGATTCTCGTTTAACGATGCAACAGGATATGCATTACACGCTACAGTAAAACGGGCAATCGATTCATTTCATATTCCTGAAGAATGGAAAAAAATTCAATTGAACGGCATGTCAAAGGATTTTTCGTGGGATCATTCAGCAAAAGAATATGTGCGATTATATGAGCTTGCAATAGCAAAGAAAAAATAA
- a CDS encoding aldo/keto reductase — protein sequence MEKRNYGITNITLPVLGFGAGLIGDAKMDENYVGYFVNQIVDLGITFIDTARGYGLSEERIGRHLSWRRNDFILSTKVGYSIPGYQDWTYECVVAGVHHALQLMKTDHIDIVHLHSCPKETLENGDVILALQKMTQEGKIRVAAYSGENDALNFAMRSNQFNGLMSSINIFDQRSIDSVVTPASKKGIGYIAKRPIGNAPWLHDKLPSGNYCEEYWKRMKAMKLEFGDEWTDIALRFTAFTPGISSSIVGTTNLDHIKKNIEIVTKGPLPAGTIETIRAAFKQNDTQWIGQV from the coding sequence ATGGAAAAAAGAAATTACGGCATAACAAATATTACGCTTCCCGTTCTTGGTTTTGGCGCAGGATTAATTGGGGATGCCAAAATGGATGAAAATTATGTCGGATACTTTGTCAATCAGATCGTCGATCTCGGCATTACCTTCATCGATACTGCACGCGGGTATGGATTGTCAGAAGAACGCATAGGGCGGCATCTCTCGTGGCGAAGAAATGATTTTATTCTTTCTACAAAAGTCGGCTATAGCATTCCCGGATATCAGGACTGGACATATGAATGTGTAGTTGCAGGAGTGCATCACGCATTGCAACTGATGAAGACGGATCATATCGATATTGTTCATCTTCACTCCTGCCCAAAAGAAACTCTCGAAAATGGAGATGTTATTCTTGCACTGCAGAAAATGACTCAGGAGGGAAAAATTCGCGTCGCAGCATATTCCGGAGAAAATGACGCATTAAATTTTGCAATGCGTTCAAATCAATTCAACGGATTAATGAGCTCAATCAACATCTTTGACCAGCGTTCAATCGATTCGGTTGTAACTCCTGCGTCAAAGAAAGGGATCGGGTATATTGCCAAACGCCCTATCGGTAACGCACCTTGGCTTCATGATAAATTACCATCGGGAAATTACTGTGAAGAATATTGGAAGCGTATGAAGGCGATGAAGCTCGAATTCGGCGATGAATGGACAGATATTGCACTTCGTTTTACTGCTTTTACACCCGGCATCAGCAGCTCCATCGTCGGAACAACAAATCTTGATCATATCAAAAAGAACATCGAAATTGTAACCAAAGGACCCCTTCCTGCCGGTACCATTGAAACAATTCGCGCAGCTTTCAAACAAAATGATACTCAATGGATCGGACAAGTGTAA
- a CDS encoding TonB-dependent receptor: MKYFKILTLFFLSLQFTFSQTNTGSLSGEVRDAVTKQPLPGANVMIPGTSFGTACNEEGYYVIKNLPPGKYQVKATLIGYEGATNSDVTINPQRNKKISFELKTSTIEMSAVEVQSDYFARPTENVVSMRTLSPEEIRRSPGSAEDIFRVMQSMPGVATAGGKSAQLIVRGGSPNENLTLLDNIEIYNPIHFARTGESMGIISIVNPALLEKVDFLTGGFPAKYGDKMSSVFDMTLQDGNKELYNSDVNANIAGFGVMIDGPLIDNSSVIFSLRRGFFDILTKIMDRPAAPRYYDAVGKITYDLNQNNRISLVGFYYIDQIDRIGATKESSAMSKYDYLARDDFGSAFGLNWRSLVSQKAFVLTTISSTGNGWTTNQGTQTNHSLRGEDILESEFMVKSELTYQFSPALDLKLGVMGKSIDSKNITWTPEDTTRTGTIIPATTISFQPNATTKSAIYLQSSYNIIQPLTLSAGLRFERYALTNENNLSPRLALSYRIIESTSFNLAWGKFVQTPASYQISPDPRNLSLKSSKAIHYVAGIEHRLADDTRVTIEAYQKDIHDVIVDPDSTNLLFNTGSGYARGIEFSLQKKFTDGFVGSASYSYSVSRRQDKTTLPEYDFEYDRPHIVNLLAGMEIGEGWQIGAKFQFASGNPYTPVVGVVKKGGVFYLVDGAMNSARYPDYHKLDIRVDKQFILNGWALTAYLDLWNVYNQDNVMSYSYKADANGNITKTSRPDFGITPIAGITAKF, from the coding sequence ATGAAATATTTCAAGATACTTACTCTTTTCTTCTTATCACTGCAATTTACTTTTTCCCAAACAAACACAGGATCGCTATCCGGTGAAGTTCGAGATGCGGTAACAAAACAACCTCTTCCGGGAGCAAATGTCATGATTCCTGGAACTTCATTTGGTACAGCTTGCAATGAAGAGGGATATTACGTTATTAAAAATCTTCCCCCGGGAAAATATCAAGTAAAAGCAACTTTAATCGGTTATGAAGGAGCTACAAATTCCGACGTAACGATCAATCCACAGCGGAATAAGAAAATCTCCTTTGAATTAAAAACATCCACTATCGAGATGAGTGCCGTGGAAGTGCAAAGCGATTATTTTGCGCGCCCAACAGAAAATGTCGTCAGTATGAGAACACTCTCCCCCGAAGAAATTCGACGTTCTCCCGGGTCCGCCGAAGATATTTTTCGCGTAATGCAATCCATGCCCGGAGTGGCGACTGCGGGCGGAAAAAGTGCGCAGCTCATCGTCCGCGGCGGAAGCCCGAATGAAAATCTCACGTTACTCGACAACATTGAAATTTATAATCCAATCCATTTTGCCCGCACCGGAGAATCGATGGGAATCATTAGTATTGTGAATCCGGCACTTCTTGAGAAAGTAGATTTTCTCACCGGCGGATTTCCGGCAAAGTACGGCGACAAAATGTCTTCCGTGTTTGATATGACTCTTCAGGATGGTAATAAGGAATTGTACAATTCCGATGTGAATGCAAATATTGCAGGATTCGGTGTGATGATCGACGGTCCGCTGATCGATAATAGTTCCGTTATTTTCTCATTGCGACGTGGATTCTTCGATATTCTCACAAAAATTATGGATCGTCCCGCTGCACCGCGATATTATGATGCTGTTGGAAAGATCACGTACGATCTCAATCAAAACAACAGGATCAGCCTTGTCGGTTTCTATTATATAGATCAGATCGACCGTATCGGAGCAACGAAAGAATCATCTGCCATGAGCAAGTACGATTATCTTGCACGCGATGATTTCGGTTCTGCATTCGGATTAAACTGGCGATCACTAGTTTCTCAAAAGGCATTTGTGCTGACAACAATTTCATCTACCGGAAACGGCTGGACAACGAATCAAGGGACCCAAACAAATCATTCATTGCGCGGAGAAGATATTCTTGAAAGTGAATTCATGGTGAAATCCGAATTGACATACCAATTTTCCCCAGCGCTCGATCTAAAACTTGGCGTGATGGGAAAATCGATTGATTCTAAAAACATCACCTGGACACCGGAAGACACAACTCGTACCGGAACAATTATCCCGGCGACAACAATCTCGTTTCAACCGAATGCCACAACAAAATCCGCTATCTATCTTCAGTCATCATACAATATTATACAACCGTTGACACTTTCTGCTGGGTTACGATTTGAGCGGTATGCACTAACAAACGAGAACAATCTTAGCCCCAGACTTGCACTTTCGTATAGAATTATTGAATCGACATCGTTTAATCTTGCGTGGGGAAAATTCGTTCAAACTCCGGCAAGTTATCAAATCTCGCCGGACCCGAGAAATCTTTCCTTAAAAAGCAGTAAAGCAATCCATTATGTTGCCGGGATTGAACATCGTCTTGCCGATGATACCCGTGTAACAATCGAAGCATATCAAAAAGATATTCACGATGTCATTGTCGATCCGGACAGCACGAATCTTCTGTTCAATACCGGCAGCGGATATGCTCGCGGAATTGAATTTTCACTTCAGAAAAAATTCACCGATGGATTTGTCGGAAGTGCTTCCTATTCCTATTCGGTTTCAAGGCGTCAGGACAAAACAACATTACCGGAATATGATTTTGAATATGATCGACCGCATATCGTCAATCTTCTCGCCGGAATGGAAATTGGTGAAGGATGGCAAATTGGTGCTAAGTTCCAGTTTGCATCAGGAAATCCGTATACACCAGTTGTTGGGGTTGTGAAAAAAGGGGGAGTATTCTATCTTGTGGATGGAGCAATGAACTCAGCACGATATCCCGATTACCATAAACTGGATATTCGCGTGGACAAACAGTTCATCCTGAATGGCTGGGCGTTGACAGCGTATCTCGATTTGTGGAATGTGTATAACCAAGATAACGTTATGTCCTATTCATACAAAGCGGACGCGAATGGGAATATCACCAAAACTTCAAGACCCGATTTTGGAATTACACCGATAGCGGGGATTACGGCAAAGTTTTAA
- a CDS encoding ORF6N domain-containing protein, whose product MSQLIPAEVIEQRILLIRGQKVMLDRDLAKLYGVPTMRLNEAVKRNIKRFPNDFMFQLSIEENNHLISQFAISKHRGGYRRLPFVFTEQGVAMLSSVLRSERAIDVNIAIMRAFVKVRGILSTHKDLIKKLEDLERKYESHDKHIKIIFNAIRQLMAEPKKKKYKVGF is encoded by the coding sequence ATGTCACAACTTATTCCAGCTGAAGTAATTGAACAGAGAATTCTTCTTATTCGAGGTCAAAAAGTAATGTTAGACCGAGATCTTGCAAAATTGTATGGTGTTCCAACGATGAGGCTGAATGAAGCGGTGAAAAGGAACATCAAACGGTTTCCAAATGATTTCATGTTTCAATTATCAATTGAAGAAAACAATCATTTGATATCGCAATTTGCGATATCAAAACACCGTGGTGGTTATCGCAGATTGCCATTTGTTTTCACAGAACAGGGTGTTGCAATGTTATCATCAGTATTGCGAAGTGAGCGAGCAATTGACGTAAACATTGCAATCATGCGTGCATTTGTGAAAGTAAGGGGAATATTATCAACACATAAAGATCTCATAAAAAAGCTAGAAGATTTAGAGCGAAAATATGAATCTCATGATAAACACATAAAAATTATTTTTAACGCAATTCGTCAATTGATGGCCGAACCCAAAAAGAAAAAATATAAAGTGGGATTCTAG
- a CDS encoding PhzF family phenazine biosynthesis protein yields the protein MKIQYYTCDVFTDKQFSGNQLAVFPDATNIPDHLLQQIAKEFNLSETSFVYPPVDSKHTKRVRIFTPGGELPFAGHPTIGTAITLGTIGAITLQGNETTIILEEGVGPVPVKIRLTDGKPTFAQLAAAKLPEFNDSVPSADILAKMFTLSREEIMDKQFPLQFVGVGFPFLFVAVKNRKSLERISVNVQTMEELRLKEVFVFTTETEKTDFQFRARMFAPLLGIPEDPATGSACAAFAGYLAAKDPLRDGTLKWNIEQGFEMGRPSLLYIEADKKAGNITGVRVGGNAVMMMEGFLEI from the coding sequence ATGAAGATACAATATTATACATGTGACGTTTTTACGGACAAACAATTTTCCGGAAATCAGCTTGCTGTTTTTCCGGATGCAACGAACATACCGGATCATTTATTACAACAAATTGCAAAAGAGTTCAATTTGTCGGAGACATCGTTTGTGTATCCGCCGGTTGATTCAAAGCATACCAAACGCGTTCGTATTTTTACTCCTGGCGGAGAATTACCGTTTGCGGGCCACCCAACAATCGGCACAGCAATCACATTAGGAACGATCGGAGCAATCACACTTCAGGGGAACGAAACGACAATTATTTTGGAAGAAGGTGTTGGTCCAGTTCCTGTAAAAATTCGTTTAACAGACGGAAAACCGACATTTGCTCAATTAGCGGCGGCAAAACTTCCTGAGTTTAATGATTCCGTTCCATCGGCAGATATTCTTGCAAAGATGTTCACCCTATCAAGAGAAGAGATTATGGATAAACAATTTCCATTGCAGTTTGTGGGGGTTGGTTTTCCATTTCTCTTCGTTGCTGTAAAGAACAGAAAATCCCTGGAGCGTATCAGCGTCAATGTTCAGACGATGGAAGAACTTCGACTGAAAGAAGTATTTGTCTTTACAACAGAAACAGAAAAAACAGATTTCCAATTCAGGGCACGTATGTTTGCGCCCCTTCTTGGAATTCCTGAAGATCCAGCAACCGGGAGTGCCTGCGCAGCATTTGCCGGATATTTGGCAGCGAAAGATCCGTTGAGAGACGGAACGTTGAAATGGAACATTGAGCAAGGCTTCGAAATGGGAAGGCCGAGTTTGCTTTATATTGAAGCTGACAAGAAAGCAGGAAATATCACCGGAGTTCGTGTCGGAGGAAATGCTGTGATGATGATGGAAGGTTTTTTAGAAATTTAA
- a CDS encoding cupin domain-containing protein, whose amino-acid sequence MIISKVRLAEKFSLINEHWRPKVVGALNGQEVKLVKFKGEFVWHHHDTEDELFLCIKGTMSVDFRDQTIDLHPGEFVIIPHSVEHRTRAVEETEVLIFEPAATKNTGNITDPTFTAPNDVSI is encoded by the coding sequence ATGATTATTTCAAAAGTACGTCTCGCTGAAAAATTTTCCCTGATCAATGAACATTGGCGTCCAAAAGTAGTGGGGGCGCTAAACGGACAGGAAGTGAAGCTGGTGAAGTTTAAAGGAGAATTCGTCTGGCATCATCATGATACGGAAGATGAATTATTTTTGTGCATTAAAGGAACGATGAGTGTTGATTTCAGGGATCAAACAATCGATCTGCACCCGGGAGAGTTTGTAATCATTCCTCATTCCGTTGAACATAGAACTCGCGCCGTAGAAGAGACAGAAGTATTAATCTTTGAACCTGCTGCTACAAAGAATACCGGCAATATTACCGACCCCACTTTTACCGCACCGAATGATGTATCGATATAA
- a CDS encoding alpha/beta hydrolase, which yields MQNGTFTLQHQSTQIGYSIVGNGEPLLIAPVSWGVDGHRWTTLDELAKHFTLIRLDPRGTGTSGSVQEKSEYGIPTLVIDIEALRIHLGIDRWNIMGQSAGGWTALEYTLAHQSSVQSLIVVCSAPTGKFHKRTFRDPAHPLYPEFERISKEVRSLPADHRIKAFNRAIYQFDVQNDAAKQLIDGIFAKAEFNSQRNQYFVMNELNRYNVTERLKEISVPTLIIGGTHDVHVSPQWSEFMAGKISNSRLVMMEHSGHFPWLDEPDLFFETILRFIEHG from the coding sequence ATGCAAAACGGTACGTTTACTCTTCAACATCAATCAACGCAAATTGGATATTCCATTGTTGGGAATGGCGAACCTCTACTTATTGCTCCTGTCTCATGGGGAGTTGACGGACATCGATGGACCACGCTGGATGAACTTGCAAAACATTTTACGCTGATCCGGCTTGATCCACGTGGTACGGGAACATCCGGAAGCGTGCAAGAAAAAAGTGAATATGGAATTCCAACACTCGTCATTGATATAGAAGCGCTGCGCATTCATCTTGGCATTGATCGGTGGAACATCATGGGACAATCCGCCGGCGGGTGGACAGCGCTGGAATATACACTCGCTCACCAATCGAGCGTTCAGTCATTGATCGTTGTCTGTTCGGCCCCAACGGGAAAATTTCATAAAAGAACGTTCCGTGATCCCGCACATCCGCTCTATCCGGAGTTTGAAAGAATCTCAAAAGAAGTCCGTTCTCTTCCCGCCGATCACCGGATAAAAGCATTTAATCGCGCCATCTATCAATTTGATGTGCAGAACGATGCCGCAAAACAACTCATTGATGGTATTTTTGCAAAAGCAGAATTCAATTCCCAGCGCAATCAATATTTTGTGATGAATGAGTTGAACCGGTATAATGTAACGGAGCGATTGAAGGAGATTTCTGTTCCAACACTAATCATTGGCGGTACGCATGATGTTCACGTATCACCACAGTGGAGTGAATTCATGGCAGGGAAAATCTCAAATTCACGATTAGTAATGATGGAACATTCCGGGCATTTTCCGTGGCTGGACGAACCAGATCTATTTTTTGAAACAATATTACGATTTATAGAACACGGATAA
- the can gene encoding carbonate dehydratase yields the protein MSSLSNLLENNRRWASDRIEQQKDFFQRLANIQTPQYLWIGCSDSRVPANEIVALNPGELFVHRNVGNVVVHTDLNCLSVIQYAVDVLEVKHIMVVGHYGCGGVRAALINRRYGLIDNWLRHIQDVHQKYRSKVESAGEMDKQVDRLCELNVIDQTLNVCETTVIQDAWARGQSLQVHGWIYGLHDGLIRDLKITMDSADDMAAIYQRAITIL from the coding sequence ATGAGCAGTTTATCGAACCTTCTTGAGAACAATCGCCGGTGGGCTTCAGATCGCATTGAACAACAGAAAGATTTTTTTCAACGGCTCGCAAATATACAAACGCCGCAATATCTCTGGATAGGATGTTCCGACAGCCGTGTTCCAGCGAATGAAATTGTTGCGCTCAATCCCGGTGAATTGTTCGTACACCGCAACGTTGGCAATGTGGTTGTTCACACGGATTTAAATTGCCTTTCGGTGATCCAATATGCCGTGGATGTTCTCGAAGTGAAACACATTATGGTCGTGGGACATTACGGCTGTGGCGGCGTTCGAGCCGCGCTGATTAACCGACGATATGGATTGATCGACAATTGGCTGCGGCATATTCAGGATGTTCATCAAAAATACCGATCGAAAGTTGAATCCGCCGGAGAGATGGACAAACAAGTCGATCGGCTGTGCGAATTAAATGTGATTGACCAAACGTTAAACGTATGCGAAACGACAGTTATTCAAGATGCCTGGGCACGAGGACAATCACTTCAAGTTCATGGATGGATCTACGGATTGCATGATGGATTGATCCGCGACCTGAAGATTACCATGGATTCTGCGGATGATATGGCCGCCATATATCAACGGGCAATCACAATACTATAA
- a CDS encoding alpha/beta hydrolase-fold protein has product MHREIHQWYSPSLHKNMEIAVYGNYGPALLMFPTAAADYLEYERFQLINAIAPFINEGKLKAFSINSINNESWLNNSMQPHHKAIRHQQYNDYVINEVVPFIHDHSKGLTPIVTTGASLGALHALNIFFRRPDIFSGTIAMSGDYNLQSYTKGYYDDNVFFNSPEQYLPGITDHEYLEQMRRARIIIATGQGNFESPDASRRLSGILHSKSIPHWLDVWGYDMPHDWPTWRSMLPYFLSKM; this is encoded by the coding sequence ATGCATCGAGAAATTCATCAATGGTACAGCCCAAGTTTACACAAAAATATGGAGATTGCCGTCTACGGAAATTACGGTCCTGCCCTATTGATGTTCCCTACCGCAGCAGCCGATTATCTGGAATATGAGCGTTTTCAATTAATCAACGCAATCGCTCCGTTTATTAATGAGGGAAAACTGAAAGCATTTTCCATCAATAGCATCAATAACGAAAGCTGGCTCAATAATTCGATGCAACCGCATCACAAAGCAATTCGTCATCAGCAGTATAACGATTATGTCATCAACGAAGTGGTACCGTTCATTCACGATCACAGCAAAGGTTTGACACCAATTGTCACCACCGGCGCGTCGCTAGGTGCGTTGCATGCATTGAATATTTTTTTTCGCAGACCGGATATATTTTCCGGAACAATTGCGATGAGCGGTGACTATAACCTACAGTCATATACCAAAGGTTATTACGACGATAACGTGTTCTTTAATTCACCTGAGCAATATCTTCCTGGCATTACGGATCATGAATATCTCGAACAGATGAGACGAGCGAGAATTATTATTGCAACAGGACAAGGAAATTTTGAAAGCCCCGATGCATCGCGGCGTCTTTCGGGAATTTTACATTCAAAATCGATCCCTCATTGGCTGGATGTGTGGGGATACGACATGCCGCACGATTGGCCAACGTGGCGTTCCATGTTGCCATATTTTTTAAGTAAGATGTAA
- a CDS encoding endonuclease/exonuclease/phosphatase family protein — MSHIIKSTIFFIIVCSINLFAQPQSSVRVMTYNIRLDVAIDGENRWDNRKEHFASMIRYYHPDIVGLQETQKHQIEYLTQVLPDYAWFGVGRDDGKTEGEFMAIFYRKEKFDTIRTSTFWCSQTPSHPGLGWDAACNRIVTWGEFREKKAKQNFFFFNTHLDHLGKIARKESARLLKDSIDVITNREPVVITGDFNSHPSDDPYQTIISNKSKRKFIDTRFHSLQQHHGPNGTFNAFNIQKYADEPIDYIFVSEGTTVLSHGTLTDSFYGRIPSDHFPVITEINFQVVP; from the coding sequence ATGAGCCATATTATTAAAAGCACAATATTTTTCATTATTGTTTGCTCCATAAATCTGTTTGCACAGCCGCAATCATCTGTTCGTGTGATGACATATAACATTAGGCTTGATGTAGCCATCGACGGGGAAAACAGATGGGATAACAGAAAAGAACATTTTGCCAGTATGATCCGTTATTATCATCCCGATATTGTCGGTCTTCAGGAAACCCAGAAACATCAGATTGAATATCTTACACAAGTATTACCGGACTATGCATGGTTTGGCGTAGGAAGAGATGATGGAAAGACAGAAGGTGAGTTTATGGCGATCTTCTATCGCAAAGAAAAATTTGATACAATTCGCACGTCCACATTCTGGTGTTCTCAAACACCGTCACATCCCGGACTGGGTTGGGATGCGGCATGCAACAGAATTGTGACATGGGGAGAATTTCGGGAAAAGAAAGCTAAACAGAACTTTTTCTTTTTTAATACTCATTTGGATCACTTGGGAAAAATTGCGAGAAAAGAAAGTGCGCGATTATTGAAGGATTCGATCGATGTCATCACCAACCGTGAACCGGTAGTGATCACAGGAGATTTTAATTCCCATCCGTCTGATGATCCATATCAGACAATTATTTCAAATAAATCGAAAAGAAAATTTATTGATACGCGTTTCCATTCTCTTCAACAACATCATGGCCCGAACGGAACGTTTAATGCATTTAACATCCAGAAATACGCCGATGAACCGATAGATTATATTTTTGTCAGCGAAGGAACAACGGTTTTGAGTCACGGTACGTTAACGGATTCATTCTATGGACGAATTCCTTCAGATCATTTTCCGGTAATAACAGAAATCAATTTTCAAGTTGTTCCATAA
- a CDS encoding response regulator, with the protein MKSTKKTTVIIVDDEELARSLVREYLSVHSNIEIVAECSNGFEAVKAVTEVQPDLMFLDIQMPKLSGFEVIELLEVPPAVIFVTAFDQYALKAFDVHAVDYLLKPYGKERFNEALEQALQRLSKQIPNKAKEAAADAKPVDQQWERVLIKEGSKVLVIPVEKIDYIEAQDDYVSFRSESKSHLKMQRLAELETGLDPRRFVRIHRSYILNIERLSKIELYAKDSRTAVLKDGTQLPVSRTGYDKLKELL; encoded by the coding sequence ATGAAATCGACAAAAAAAACTACGGTGATCATCGTGGATGATGAAGAACTGGCCCGAAGCTTAGTTCGGGAATATCTTTCCGTGCACTCCAATATTGAAATCGTTGCAGAGTGTTCCAATGGTTTTGAAGCGGTGAAAGCGGTAACGGAAGTTCAACCCGACTTGATGTTTCTGGATATTCAAATGCCGAAACTGAGCGGCTTTGAAGTGATTGAACTTCTGGAAGTACCACCAGCAGTCATTTTTGTGACAGCGTTCGATCAATACGCATTAAAAGCATTCGACGTTCATGCGGTCGATTATCTCTTAAAACCATACGGAAAAGAACGTTTCAATGAAGCATTAGAACAAGCGCTTCAACGGTTGAGCAAACAGATTCCCAACAAAGCAAAAGAAGCTGCAGCCGATGCAAAACCGGTAGACCAGCAATGGGAACGTGTTCTGATTAAAGAAGGAAGTAAAGTCCTTGTCATACCGGTGGAAAAGATTGATTATATTGAAGCGCAGGACGATTACGTCTCATTTCGTTCAGAATCCAAATCTCACTTAAAAATGCAACGTCTTGCTGAATTGGAAACGGGTCTTGATCCCCGGCGGTTTGTCCGCATTCATCGATCATATATTCTGAATATCGAACGCCTGTCCAAAATTGAACTCTACGCAAAAGATTCCCGCACAGCCGTTCTGAAAGATGGAACGCAGTTACCCGTCAGTCGTACCGGATACGATAAGTTGAAAGAACTCCTCTAA